The window CCGACCGCCTCGAGGTACATCGGGAACGTCGTGGTCGGAGCGTCGCCGGCGGAGACCGCGATGGTCTTGCCCTTCAGGTCCTCCGGGCCGGAGATGCCGGAGTCAGCGAAGACCTGCACGGCCGACGGCGTCGTCTGGAGGAAGACGCCGACGCTCTTGATCCCGACGCCCTTGTCGATGTTCGCGAGGACGGCGGGGGTGTCGGCCCAGCCGAAGTCGACCTGGCCCTGTCCCACGGCCTGGGCGGTCTTGGTCGAGCCCTGCCCCGCCTTGATCGTGAGGTCGATCCCGTGCTCCTCGAAGATGCCCTGGTCGACCCCGTAGTAGAACGCGGCGTGCTCGCCGTAGGGGTACCAGTTGAGCATGAGCGTGACCGGGGTGAGCGCGTCGGCGTCGTCGCCGCCCTCGCCCGCCGGGGCCGAGGAGCCGCCGCACCCGGAGAGGGCGAGCACCGCCGCGGACGCGAGGGCGATGGAGCTGAGGATGGTGCCTGACTTCTTCATCAGTGCCTTCTTTCGTGGGTGCGAGGGGGGTCAGAGTCGGACGGTGGCCGCGGCGACGTCGCGCTTGGACGCGTGCCACGGGATGAGGAAGCGCTCGGCGACCTGGATGATGCCGAAGAGGATCACGCCGAGAAGCGACATGATGATCAGCGCCGCGAAGAGCATCGCGGTGTCGAGGTTGCCGTTGGCCTGCAGGATGACGTAGCCGAGCCCCTCGTTCGCGCCGACGAACTCGCCGACCACCGCGCCGGTCACCGCGAGCGTGGCGGCGACCTTCAGTCCGGACAGGAGCTCGGGAAGAGCGGCGGGCAGCCGCACCTTGAGGAAGGTCTTGAAGCGGCTCGCTCCCATGGTCGACGTGAGCTGGAGGATCTCGGGATCGACGGTGCGCAGACCTGCGAGGCCCGAGATGACGACGGGGAAGAACGCCATGAGCACGGCGACGAGGATCTTGGGCTCGGCGCCGAACCCGAGCCACACGACGAACAGCGGCGCGATCGCGATCTTCGGGATGACCTGGGCGAACAGGATCACCGGGTAGAGCGTCTGCTCCAGACCGCGGGAGTAGACCATGAGCACCGCCACGAGGACGCCGACGACGACCGCGATGACGAATCCGATCACGGTCTCGTAGGTCGTGACCCAGGTGTTCTGCGCCAGGTAGGCCGCGTTGTCGGTGAAGGCCGCCCAGGTGTCGGCGGGCGACGGGATGATGAACGCCGGCACCCACCCGAGGCTCGTCGAGACCCACCACAGGGCGATGACCGCGAGCACGAAGACGAGCGGGTGCCAGTGGCGGCTCCACCAGCGGACGATGCCCGCGGGCTCGGGTCGGTCGGCGGCCAGCGCCAGGGTCATGGTCGCGTTGGGGGCAGACGACATGTGGTCCTCGACATCTTCGTGAAGGATTCGGGAAAGCGCATTCCCGAGCGGTGTTGCGAGTCTATGCCGCCGGTTCCCTCGTGTCAACGCGCGCGGTTCGTCGAGGCGCGTGAACTCGGGAATCCCCGACCGGGACGCGGGTCACCGGGAGCGCGCGAGGGCGGCGCCGGCGACGCGGAGCCAGCGGGCGGGGTCCTCGAGGGCGCTCTCCCCCGAGCCGGCGAGGACCGTGAGGGAGACGGTCGCGGCGAAGATCCCGACGTCGGCGTCGGGCGTGATGCGCCCCGCCGCGAGCAGGGGGCGTGCGCCCGCCGCGGCCGCCATCCCCGCGAGGAACGACGGCACCTTCCCGTCGCCGGACTGGCCGTCGTACGACCCCTCGCCCGTGACCACCACGTCGGCGCCCCGGACGGCGTCGGCGAGGCCGATGAGCTCCGCCACCTCGGCAGCCCCCGGGGCGAGGACAGCACCCCAGCGCACGAGGGCCGCCCCGGTGCCGCCCGCCGCTCCGGCGCCCGGGTGCTCCGCGTCCACGTCCAGCAGCGACGCGAGCCGGGCGAGCGCCGCGTCGACGCGGGAGATGTCGCCCGGATCGGCCAGCCCCTTCTGCGGACCGAAGACCGCCGCGGCGCCGCGTGCGCCCGTGAGCGGATTCGTCACATCGGTGAGCACCCGCACCTCGGGGGCCGCCCGCAGGCCGTCGAGGTCGACGGCCGCGACGTCGTCCAGGCCCCGGGCTCCGGGCGCGACCGGGCGTCCCGCGCCGTCGAGGAAGCGGGCGCCCAGAGCGGTGAGCATGCCGATGCCGCCGTCGGTCGACGCGCTGGAGCCGATGCCGAGCACCAGCCGCGAGACGCCGTGGTCGAGCGCGGCGACGATGGCCTGCCCGAAGCCCGTGGTGTCCGCGTCCCACGGACGCGGTGCGGCGAGCAGCTCGATGCCCGACGTGGAGGCGATGTCGACCACTCCGGTGCCGTGCGGTGCACCGTCGTCGGGCGGCAGGAGGAGCCAGGACGTGTCGTGCGCGTCGCCGGCGGGACCGGTGACGCGCACGGGCATGCGCCGCGCCCCGGGGACGGCCGCCGCGAACGCCGCCACCGTGCCCTCCCCGCCATCGGCCATCGGGCGATGCACGAACTCAGCGCCGGGCTCGACCTCCGCCCACCCCTCGGCGAGTGCCTGCGCCGCCGCAGCCGCGGTGATGCTGCCCTTGAAGCTGTCGGGCGCGAGGACGACCCGGGTCACGCCGCTCCCGGGGTGCTGTCGCGCACGACCACCTCGAGCGCGAGCGGCGGCTGGGTCCAGTCGTCGTCGACGATCGCCCGGAAGGCCTCGTACCCGGCGTCGCTGAGCGGCACCCGGACCGTGGTGAGCGCGGGGGTCACATCCCGGCTGGACGGCACGTCGTCGAAGCCGCACACCGCGATGTCCGCGCCGACCTCGCGCTGCGCCGCACGGATCGCCGCCATCGCACCGATGGCCACCACGTCGCTGATCCCGAACACG of the Microbacterium sufflavum genome contains:
- a CDS encoding ABC transporter permease, with amino-acid sequence MSSAPNATMTLALAADRPEPAGIVRWWSRHWHPLVFVLAVIALWWVSTSLGWVPAFIIPSPADTWAAFTDNAAYLAQNTWVTTYETVIGFVIAVVVGVLVAVLMVYSRGLEQTLYPVILFAQVIPKIAIAPLFVVWLGFGAEPKILVAVLMAFFPVVISGLAGLRTVDPEILQLTSTMGASRFKTFLKVRLPAALPELLSGLKVAATLAVTGAVVGEFVGANEGLGYVILQANGNLDTAMLFAALIIMSLLGVILFGIIQVAERFLIPWHASKRDVAAATVRL
- a CDS encoding glycerate kinase — its product is MTRVVLAPDSFKGSITAAAAAQALAEGWAEVEPGAEFVHRPMADGGEGTVAAFAAAVPGARRMPVRVTGPAGDAHDTSWLLLPPDDGAPHGTGVVDIASTSGIELLAAPRPWDADTTGFGQAIVAALDHGVSRLVLGIGSSASTDGGIGMLTALGARFLDGAGRPVAPGARGLDDVAAVDLDGLRAAPEVRVLTDVTNPLTGARGAAAVFGPQKGLADPGDISRVDAALARLASLLDVDAEHPGAGAAGGTGAALVRWGAVLAPGAAEVAELIGLADAVRGADVVVTGEGSYDGQSGDGKVPSFLAGMAAAAGARPLLAAGRITPDADVGIFAATVSLTVLAGSGESALEDPARWLRVAGAALARSR